From Haliotis asinina isolate JCU_RB_2024 chromosome 8, JCU_Hal_asi_v2, whole genome shotgun sequence, a single genomic window includes:
- the LOC137293915 gene encoding kinesin light chain isoform X21 produces MPCVLVNCFCHGGYLVDHGEVTKILENTLSSMMTSETAKNFRVKKIEEIGKMTALTQDEIINNTKTVIQGLDTLKNEHHQILNSLLTSMKTIKRENGDTNLVEEKANILKKSLESIELGLGEAQVMMALANHLQHVEAEKQKLRAQVRRLCQENGWLRDELANTQQKLQLSEQKSATLEEEKKHLEFMNEMKKYDSNDTSVSMTEEKEPEPTSQPLDLGFPDDDDDGPQPEVLSPTQPSAMAQAASGGYEIPARLRTLHNLVIQYASQGRYEVAVPLCKQALEDLEKTSGHDHPDVATMLNILALVYRDQGKYKEAGNLLLDALVIREKTLGKSHPAVAATLNNLAVLYGKRGKYKEAEPLCKRALEIREKVLGKDHPDVAKQLNNLALLCQNQGKYEEVEQYYQRALEIYESKLGQDDPNVAKTKNNLASAYLKQGKYKQAEVLYKEVLTRAHEKEFGKVEGENKPIWMRAEEREENKGKYKDGSPLPEYGSWHKAAKVDSPTVTTTLKNLGALYRRQGKYEAAETLEECAMRSKKNYEKSKLHVSSQFNQQ; encoded by the exons AAAGAAGATAGAGGAGATAGGCAAGATGACGGCGTTGACCCAGGACGAAATCATCAACAACACCAAAACGGTGATCCAGGGTCTTGACACACTGAAGAATGAGCACCACCAGATCCTCAACTCTCTACTCACTTCCATGAAAACAATCAAGAGGGAGAATGGAGACACAAACCTCGTGGAAGAAAAAGCAAATATTCTCAAGAAGTCCCTGGAGTCCATTGAGCTAGGACTAGGAGAGGCTCAG GTAATGATGGCATTAGCAAATCATCTACAACATGTTGAAGCAGAGAAACAGAAGTTACGAGCCCAGGTTAGGCGTTTATGTCAAGAGAATGGTTGGCTGCGAGATGAGCTGGCCAACACTCAGCAGAAGCTGCAGCTGAGTGAGCAGAAGTCCGCTACACtggaggaggagaagaaacaCCTCGAGTTCATGAATGAGATGAAAAAATATGATTCTAATGACACATCAGTCAGCATG ACAGAAGAAAAAGAACCTGAACCCACTTCACAGCCACTAGATCTCGGATTTCcagatgacgatgatgacggaCCACAACCAGAAG TTCTGTCCCCAACACAACCAAGTGCAATGGCCCAGGCGGCAAGTGGTGGCTATGAAATCCCAGCCCGTCTGCGCACTCTCCACAATCTAGTCATTCAATATGCGTCACAGGGTCGCTATGAGGTGGCAGTACCACTCTGTAAACAAGCCCTGGAGGATCTGGAGAAGACCAGTGGGCATGATCACCCAGATGTTGCCACTATGCTAAATATACTCGCTCTAGTATACAG GGATCAGGGCAAGTACAAGGAGGCGGGCAACCTGTTGCTGGACGCACTTGTTATCAGGGAGAAAACACTGGGCAAGAGTCACCCTGCA GTGGCAGCCACCCTCAACAACCTGGCTGTATTGTATGGAAAGCGTGGCAAGTACAAGGAGGCTGAGCCCCTGTGCAAGAGAGCTCTGGAGATCAGAGAAAAG GTGCTGGGCAAAGATCATCCTGATGTAGCGAAACAACTAAATAATCTGGCTCTTCTGTGTCAAAACCAAGGCAAATATGAAGAG GTAGAGCAGTACTATCAAAGGGCTCTAGAAATCTATGAAAGTAAGCTAGGCCAGGATGACCCCAATGTTGCTAAGACTAAGAATAACCTG GCCTCTGCATACCTGAAGCAGGGCAAGTACAAGCAGGCCGAGGTTCTGTACAAGGAGGTCCTCACCCGTGCACACGAGAAGGAGTTTGGCAAGGTGGAAG GAGAGAACAAGCCCATCTGGATGAGGGCAGAAGAGAGAGAAGAAAACAAA GGAAAGTACAAGGATGGATCCCCACTTCCAGAGTATGGCAGTTGGCACAAGGCTGCTAAAGTTGATAG CCCGACGGTAACAACAACCCTGAAGAACCTTGGTGCGCTGTACCGAAGACAGGGCAAGTACGAGGCTGCAGAGACTCTGGAAGAGTGTGCCATGAGGTCCAAAAAgaat TATGAAAAGAGCAAGCTCCATGTCAGTTCTCAATTTAATCAGCAGTAA
- the LOC137293915 gene encoding kinesin light chain isoform X10: protein MEGPVQGDRKKIEEIGKMTALTQDEIINNTKTVIQGLDTLKNEHHQILNSLLTSMKTIKRENGDTNLVEEKANILKKSLESIELGLGEAQVMMALANHLQHVEAEKQKLRAQVRRLCQENGWLRDELANTQQKLQLSEQKSATLEEEKKHLEFMNEMKKYDSNDTSVSMTEEKEPEPTSQPLDLGFPDDDDDGPQPEVLSPTQPSAMAQAASGGYEIPARLRTLHNLVIQYASQGRYEVAVPLCKQALEDLEKTSGHDHPDVATMLNILALVYRDQGKYKEAGNLLLDALVIREKTLGKSHPAVAATLNNLAVLYGKRGKYKEAEPLCKRALEIREKVLGKDHPDVAKQLNNLALLCQNQGKYEEVEKYYIRALEIYKKRLGNDDPNVIKTQNNLASAYLKQGKYKQAEVLYKEVLTRAHEKEFGKVEGENKPIWMRAEEREENKGKYKDGSPLPEYGSWHKAAKVDSPTVTTTLKNLGALYRRQGKYEAAETLEECAMRSKKNVSGLDVVKTTKIADVLSSEYHKEQSPKERKRSMSRENLRRDSMDSVAYEKTDIGDEVSIKMQWSGDSVALTDQGWTGRLKRSGSFSKLRASIKRSSAKLVQKLKGKAPGDENSGSMKRASSMSVLNLISSNDDKLHESRRSVGDLRMRGRTASTEHLPGQLF from the exons AAAGAAGATAGAGGAGATAGGCAAGATGACGGCGTTGACCCAGGACGAAATCATCAACAACACCAAAACGGTGATCCAGGGTCTTGACACACTGAAGAATGAGCACCACCAGATCCTCAACTCTCTACTCACTTCCATGAAAACAATCAAGAGGGAGAATGGAGACACAAACCTCGTGGAAGAAAAAGCAAATATTCTCAAGAAGTCCCTGGAGTCCATTGAGCTAGGACTAGGAGAGGCTCAG GTAATGATGGCATTAGCAAATCATCTACAACATGTTGAAGCAGAGAAACAGAAGTTACGAGCCCAGGTTAGGCGTTTATGTCAAGAGAATGGTTGGCTGCGAGATGAGCTGGCCAACACTCAGCAGAAGCTGCAGCTGAGTGAGCAGAAGTCCGCTACACtggaggaggagaagaaacaCCTCGAGTTCATGAATGAGATGAAAAAATATGATTCTAATGACACATCAGTCAGCATG ACAGAAGAAAAAGAACCTGAACCCACTTCACAGCCACTAGATCTCGGATTTCcagatgacgatgatgacggaCCACAACCAGAAG TTCTGTCCCCAACACAACCAAGTGCAATGGCCCAGGCGGCAAGTGGTGGCTATGAAATCCCAGCCCGTCTGCGCACTCTCCACAATCTAGTCATTCAATATGCGTCACAGGGTCGCTATGAGGTGGCAGTACCACTCTGTAAACAAGCCCTGGAGGATCTGGAGAAGACCAGTGGGCATGATCACCCAGATGTTGCCACTATGCTAAATATACTCGCTCTAGTATACAG GGATCAGGGCAAGTACAAGGAGGCGGGCAACCTGTTGCTGGACGCACTTGTTATCAGGGAGAAAACACTGGGCAAGAGTCACCCTGCA GTGGCAGCCACCCTCAACAACCTGGCTGTATTGTATGGAAAGCGTGGCAAGTACAAGGAGGCTGAGCCCCTGTGCAAGAGAGCTCTGGAGATCAGAGAAAAG GTGCTGGGCAAAGATCATCCTGATGTAGCGAAACAACTAAATAATCTGGCTCTTCTGTGTCAAAACCAAGGCAAATATGAAGAG GTGGAGAAATATTACATCCGAGCTTTAGAAATATACAAGAAACGCTTGGGAAATGATGATCCCAACGtgataaaaacacaaaacaacttg GCCTCTGCATACCTGAAGCAGGGCAAGTACAAGCAGGCCGAGGTTCTGTACAAGGAGGTCCTCACCCGTGCACACGAGAAGGAGTTTGGCAAGGTGGAAG GAGAGAACAAGCCCATCTGGATGAGGGCAGAAGAGAGAGAAGAAAACAAA GGAAAGTACAAGGATGGATCCCCACTTCCAGAGTATGGCAGTTGGCACAAGGCTGCTAAAGTTGATAG CCCGACGGTAACAACAACCCTGAAGAACCTTGGTGCGCTGTACCGAAGACAGGGCAAGTACGAGGCTGCAGAGACTCTGGAAGAGTGTGCCATGAGGTCCAAAAAgaatgtaagt GGTCTGGACGTAGTCAAAACCACGAAAATAGCGGATGTGTTAAGCAGTGAATATCATAAAGAGCAGTCTCCCAAAGAGCGAAAGCGCTCGATGAGCAGAGAGAACCTTCGGCGAGACTCTATGGATAGTGTAGCCTACGAGAAAACTGACATTGGTGACGAAGTGAGTATCAAAATGCAGTGGTCGGGCGACTCTGTGGCCCTCACAGACCAGGGCTGG ACTGGAAGGTTAAAGCGCAGTGGATCGTTCTCCAAACTGCGTGCTTCCATTAAACGTAGCAGTGCTAAACTGGTGCAGAAGTTGAAGGGGAAGGCGCCTGGTGACGAAAATTCTGGCAG TATGAAAAGAGCAAGCTCCATGTCAGTTCTCAATTTAATCAGCAGTAATGATGACAAATTACAT GAAAGTAGGCGGTCTGTGGGCGACTTGAGGATGCGAGGGAGGACAGCTAGTACAGAACATTTACCTGGCCAGCTGTTTTGA
- the LOC137293915 gene encoding kinesin light chain isoform X6: MPCVLVNCFCHGGYLVDHGEVTKILENTLSSMMTSETAKNFRVKKIEEIGKMTALTQDEIINNTKTVIQGLDTLKNEHHQILNSLLTSMKTIKRENGDTNLVEEKANILKKSLESIELGLGEAQVMMALANHLQHVEAEKQKLRAQVRRLCQENGWLRDELANTQQKLQLSEQKSATLEEEKKHLEFMNEMKKYDSNDTSVSMTEEKEPEPTSQPLDLGFPDDDDDGPQPEVLSPTQPSAMAQAASGGYEIPARLRTLHNLVIQYASQGRYEVAVPLCKQALEDLEKTSGHDHPDVATMLNILALVYRDQGKYKEAGNLLLDALVIREKTLGKSHPAVAATLNNLAVLYGKRGKYKEAEPLCKRALEIREKVLGKDHPDVAKQLNNLALLCQNQGKYEEVEKYYIRALEIYKKRLGNDDPNVIKTQNNLASAYLKQGKYKQAEVLYKEVLTRAHEKEFGKVEGENKPIWMRAEEREENKGKYKDGSPLPEYGSWHKAAKVDSPTVTTTLKNLGALYRRQGKYEAAETLEECAMRSKKNVSGLDVVKTTKIADVLSSEYHKEQSPKERKRSMSRENLRRDSMDSVAYEKTDIGDETGRLKRSGSFSKLRASIKRSSAKLVQKLKGKAPGDENSGSMKRASSMSVLNLISSNDDKLHESRRSVGDLRMRGRTASTEHLPGQLF, from the exons AAAGAAGATAGAGGAGATAGGCAAGATGACGGCGTTGACCCAGGACGAAATCATCAACAACACCAAAACGGTGATCCAGGGTCTTGACACACTGAAGAATGAGCACCACCAGATCCTCAACTCTCTACTCACTTCCATGAAAACAATCAAGAGGGAGAATGGAGACACAAACCTCGTGGAAGAAAAAGCAAATATTCTCAAGAAGTCCCTGGAGTCCATTGAGCTAGGACTAGGAGAGGCTCAG GTAATGATGGCATTAGCAAATCATCTACAACATGTTGAAGCAGAGAAACAGAAGTTACGAGCCCAGGTTAGGCGTTTATGTCAAGAGAATGGTTGGCTGCGAGATGAGCTGGCCAACACTCAGCAGAAGCTGCAGCTGAGTGAGCAGAAGTCCGCTACACtggaggaggagaagaaacaCCTCGAGTTCATGAATGAGATGAAAAAATATGATTCTAATGACACATCAGTCAGCATG ACAGAAGAAAAAGAACCTGAACCCACTTCACAGCCACTAGATCTCGGATTTCcagatgacgatgatgacggaCCACAACCAGAAG TTCTGTCCCCAACACAACCAAGTGCAATGGCCCAGGCGGCAAGTGGTGGCTATGAAATCCCAGCCCGTCTGCGCACTCTCCACAATCTAGTCATTCAATATGCGTCACAGGGTCGCTATGAGGTGGCAGTACCACTCTGTAAACAAGCCCTGGAGGATCTGGAGAAGACCAGTGGGCATGATCACCCAGATGTTGCCACTATGCTAAATATACTCGCTCTAGTATACAG GGATCAGGGCAAGTACAAGGAGGCGGGCAACCTGTTGCTGGACGCACTTGTTATCAGGGAGAAAACACTGGGCAAGAGTCACCCTGCA GTGGCAGCCACCCTCAACAACCTGGCTGTATTGTATGGAAAGCGTGGCAAGTACAAGGAGGCTGAGCCCCTGTGCAAGAGAGCTCTGGAGATCAGAGAAAAG GTGCTGGGCAAAGATCATCCTGATGTAGCGAAACAACTAAATAATCTGGCTCTTCTGTGTCAAAACCAAGGCAAATATGAAGAG GTGGAGAAATATTACATCCGAGCTTTAGAAATATACAAGAAACGCTTGGGAAATGATGATCCCAACGtgataaaaacacaaaacaacttg GCCTCTGCATACCTGAAGCAGGGCAAGTACAAGCAGGCCGAGGTTCTGTACAAGGAGGTCCTCACCCGTGCACACGAGAAGGAGTTTGGCAAGGTGGAAG GAGAGAACAAGCCCATCTGGATGAGGGCAGAAGAGAGAGAAGAAAACAAA GGAAAGTACAAGGATGGATCCCCACTTCCAGAGTATGGCAGTTGGCACAAGGCTGCTAAAGTTGATAG CCCGACGGTAACAACAACCCTGAAGAACCTTGGTGCGCTGTACCGAAGACAGGGCAAGTACGAGGCTGCAGAGACTCTGGAAGAGTGTGCCATGAGGTCCAAAAAgaatgtaagt GGTCTGGACGTAGTCAAAACCACGAAAATAGCGGATGTGTTAAGCAGTGAATATCATAAAGAGCAGTCTCCCAAAGAGCGAAAGCGCTCGATGAGCAGAGAGAACCTTCGGCGAGACTCTATGGATAGTGTAGCCTACGAGAAAACTGACATTGGTGACGAA ACTGGAAGGTTAAAGCGCAGTGGATCGTTCTCCAAACTGCGTGCTTCCATTAAACGTAGCAGTGCTAAACTGGTGCAGAAGTTGAAGGGGAAGGCGCCTGGTGACGAAAATTCTGGCAG TATGAAAAGAGCAAGCTCCATGTCAGTTCTCAATTTAATCAGCAGTAATGATGACAAATTACAT GAAAGTAGGCGGTCTGTGGGCGACTTGAGGATGCGAGGGAGGACAGCTAGTACAGAACATTTACCTGGCCAGCTGTTTTGA
- the LOC137293915 gene encoding kinesin light chain isoform X23, with protein sequence MEGPVQGDRKKIEEIGKMTALTQDEIINNTKTVIQGLDTLKNEHHQILNSLLTSMKTIKRENGDTNLVEEKANILKKSLESIELGLGEAQVMMALANHLQHVEAEKQKLRAQVRRLCQENGWLRDELANTQQKLQLSEQKSATLEEEKKHLEFMNEMKKYDSNDTSVSMTEEKEPEPTSQPLDLGFPDDDDDGPQPEVLSPTQPSAMAQAASGGYEIPARLRTLHNLVIQYASQGRYEVAVPLCKQALEDLEKTSGHDHPDVATMLNILALVYRDQGKYKEAGNLLLDALVIREKTLGKSHPAVAATLNNLAVLYGKRGKYKEAEPLCKRALEIREKVLGKDHPDVAKQLNNLALLCQNQGKYEEVEKYYIRALEIYKKRLGNDDPNVIKTQNNLASAYLKQGKYKQAEVLYKEVLTRAHEKEFGKVEGENKPIWMRAEEREENKGKYKDGSPLPEYGSWHKAAKVDSPTVTTTLKNLGALYRRQGKYEAAETLEECAMRSKKNYEKSKLHVSSQFNQQ encoded by the exons AAAGAAGATAGAGGAGATAGGCAAGATGACGGCGTTGACCCAGGACGAAATCATCAACAACACCAAAACGGTGATCCAGGGTCTTGACACACTGAAGAATGAGCACCACCAGATCCTCAACTCTCTACTCACTTCCATGAAAACAATCAAGAGGGAGAATGGAGACACAAACCTCGTGGAAGAAAAAGCAAATATTCTCAAGAAGTCCCTGGAGTCCATTGAGCTAGGACTAGGAGAGGCTCAG GTAATGATGGCATTAGCAAATCATCTACAACATGTTGAAGCAGAGAAACAGAAGTTACGAGCCCAGGTTAGGCGTTTATGTCAAGAGAATGGTTGGCTGCGAGATGAGCTGGCCAACACTCAGCAGAAGCTGCAGCTGAGTGAGCAGAAGTCCGCTACACtggaggaggagaagaaacaCCTCGAGTTCATGAATGAGATGAAAAAATATGATTCTAATGACACATCAGTCAGCATG ACAGAAGAAAAAGAACCTGAACCCACTTCACAGCCACTAGATCTCGGATTTCcagatgacgatgatgacggaCCACAACCAGAAG TTCTGTCCCCAACACAACCAAGTGCAATGGCCCAGGCGGCAAGTGGTGGCTATGAAATCCCAGCCCGTCTGCGCACTCTCCACAATCTAGTCATTCAATATGCGTCACAGGGTCGCTATGAGGTGGCAGTACCACTCTGTAAACAAGCCCTGGAGGATCTGGAGAAGACCAGTGGGCATGATCACCCAGATGTTGCCACTATGCTAAATATACTCGCTCTAGTATACAG GGATCAGGGCAAGTACAAGGAGGCGGGCAACCTGTTGCTGGACGCACTTGTTATCAGGGAGAAAACACTGGGCAAGAGTCACCCTGCA GTGGCAGCCACCCTCAACAACCTGGCTGTATTGTATGGAAAGCGTGGCAAGTACAAGGAGGCTGAGCCCCTGTGCAAGAGAGCTCTGGAGATCAGAGAAAAG GTGCTGGGCAAAGATCATCCTGATGTAGCGAAACAACTAAATAATCTGGCTCTTCTGTGTCAAAACCAAGGCAAATATGAAGAG GTGGAGAAATATTACATCCGAGCTTTAGAAATATACAAGAAACGCTTGGGAAATGATGATCCCAACGtgataaaaacacaaaacaacttg GCCTCTGCATACCTGAAGCAGGGCAAGTACAAGCAGGCCGAGGTTCTGTACAAGGAGGTCCTCACCCGTGCACACGAGAAGGAGTTTGGCAAGGTGGAAG GAGAGAACAAGCCCATCTGGATGAGGGCAGAAGAGAGAGAAGAAAACAAA GGAAAGTACAAGGATGGATCCCCACTTCCAGAGTATGGCAGTTGGCACAAGGCTGCTAAAGTTGATAG CCCGACGGTAACAACAACCCTGAAGAACCTTGGTGCGCTGTACCGAAGACAGGGCAAGTACGAGGCTGCAGAGACTCTGGAAGAGTGTGCCATGAGGTCCAAAAAgaat TATGAAAAGAGCAAGCTCCATGTCAGTTCTCAATTTAATCAGCAGTAA
- the LOC137293915 gene encoding kinesin light chain isoform X12, whose product MEGPVQGDRKKIEEIGKMTALTQDEIINNTKTVIQGLDTLKNEHHQILNSLLTSMKTIKRENGDTNLVEEKANILKKSLESIELGLGEAQVMMALANHLQHVEAEKQKLRAQVRRLCQENGWLRDELANTQQKLQLSEQKSATLEEEKKHLEFMNEMKKYDSNDTSVSMTEEKEPEPTSQPLDLGFPDDDDDGPQPEVLSPTQPSAMAQAASGGYEIPARLRTLHNLVIQYASQGRYEVAVPLCKQALEDLEKTSGHDHPDVATMLNILALVYRDQGKYKEAANLLNDALGIREKTLGPDHPAVAATLNNLAVLYGKRGKYKEAEPLCKRALEIREKVLGKDHPDVAKQLNNLALLCQNQGKYEEVEQYYQRALEIYESKLGQDDPNVAKTKNNLASAYLKQGKYKQAEVLYKEVLTRAHEKEFGKVEGENKPIWMRAEEREENKGKYKDGSPLPEYGSWHKAAKVDSPTVTTTLKNLGALYRRQGKYEAAETLEECAMRSKKNVSGLDVVKTTKIADVLSSEYHKEQSPKERKRSMSRENLRRDSMDSVAYEKTDIGDEVSIKMQWSGDSVALTDQGWTGRLKRSGSFSKLRASIKRSSAKLVQKLKGKAPGDENSGSMKRASSMSVLNLISSNDDKLHESRRSVGDLRMRGRTASTEHLPGQLF is encoded by the exons AAAGAAGATAGAGGAGATAGGCAAGATGACGGCGTTGACCCAGGACGAAATCATCAACAACACCAAAACGGTGATCCAGGGTCTTGACACACTGAAGAATGAGCACCACCAGATCCTCAACTCTCTACTCACTTCCATGAAAACAATCAAGAGGGAGAATGGAGACACAAACCTCGTGGAAGAAAAAGCAAATATTCTCAAGAAGTCCCTGGAGTCCATTGAGCTAGGACTAGGAGAGGCTCAG GTAATGATGGCATTAGCAAATCATCTACAACATGTTGAAGCAGAGAAACAGAAGTTACGAGCCCAGGTTAGGCGTTTATGTCAAGAGAATGGTTGGCTGCGAGATGAGCTGGCCAACACTCAGCAGAAGCTGCAGCTGAGTGAGCAGAAGTCCGCTACACtggaggaggagaagaaacaCCTCGAGTTCATGAATGAGATGAAAAAATATGATTCTAATGACACATCAGTCAGCATG ACAGAAGAAAAAGAACCTGAACCCACTTCACAGCCACTAGATCTCGGATTTCcagatgacgatgatgacggaCCACAACCAGAAG TTCTGTCCCCAACACAACCAAGTGCAATGGCCCAGGCGGCAAGTGGTGGCTATGAAATCCCAGCCCGTCTGCGCACTCTCCACAATCTAGTCATTCAATATGCGTCACAGGGTCGCTATGAGGTGGCAGTACCACTCTGTAAACAAGCCCTGGAGGATCTGGAGAAGACCAGTGGGCATGATCACCCAGATGTTGCCACTATGCTAAATATACTCGCTCTAGTATACAG AGACCAGGGCAAGTATAAGGAGGCTGCCAATCTACTAAATGATGCATTAGGCATCCGAGAGAAGACTTTGGGGCCTGACCACCCTGCC GTGGCAGCCACCCTCAACAACCTGGCTGTATTGTATGGAAAGCGTGGCAAGTACAAGGAGGCTGAGCCCCTGTGCAAGAGAGCTCTGGAGATCAGAGAAAAG GTGCTGGGCAAAGATCATCCTGATGTAGCGAAACAACTAAATAATCTGGCTCTTCTGTGTCAAAACCAAGGCAAATATGAAGAG GTAGAGCAGTACTATCAAAGGGCTCTAGAAATCTATGAAAGTAAGCTAGGCCAGGATGACCCCAATGTTGCTAAGACTAAGAATAACCTG GCCTCTGCATACCTGAAGCAGGGCAAGTACAAGCAGGCCGAGGTTCTGTACAAGGAGGTCCTCACCCGTGCACACGAGAAGGAGTTTGGCAAGGTGGAAG GAGAGAACAAGCCCATCTGGATGAGGGCAGAAGAGAGAGAAGAAAACAAA GGAAAGTACAAGGATGGATCCCCACTTCCAGAGTATGGCAGTTGGCACAAGGCTGCTAAAGTTGATAG CCCGACGGTAACAACAACCCTGAAGAACCTTGGTGCGCTGTACCGAAGACAGGGCAAGTACGAGGCTGCAGAGACTCTGGAAGAGTGTGCCATGAGGTCCAAAAAgaatgtaagt GGTCTGGACGTAGTCAAAACCACGAAAATAGCGGATGTGTTAAGCAGTGAATATCATAAAGAGCAGTCTCCCAAAGAGCGAAAGCGCTCGATGAGCAGAGAGAACCTTCGGCGAGACTCTATGGATAGTGTAGCCTACGAGAAAACTGACATTGGTGACGAAGTGAGTATCAAAATGCAGTGGTCGGGCGACTCTGTGGCCCTCACAGACCAGGGCTGG ACTGGAAGGTTAAAGCGCAGTGGATCGTTCTCCAAACTGCGTGCTTCCATTAAACGTAGCAGTGCTAAACTGGTGCAGAAGTTGAAGGGGAAGGCGCCTGGTGACGAAAATTCTGGCAG TATGAAAAGAGCAAGCTCCATGTCAGTTCTCAATTTAATCAGCAGTAATGATGACAAATTACAT GAAAGTAGGCGGTCTGTGGGCGACTTGAGGATGCGAGGGAGGACAGCTAGTACAGAACATTTACCTGGCCAGCTGTTTTGA